Part of the Vigna angularis cultivar LongXiaoDou No.4 chromosome 1, ASM1680809v1, whole genome shotgun sequence genome, ttttgtATTTGTCATTGTCACTTACTAAAACTTTTGAATCCATTGAAGAGCTATTAAAGTCCATTTCAAATGGGAGTTATTAGTTGCAGCAGCTGATTCTATTAAtacaaaaaatgttatttaattgaagaaagatatatttagaaatattaGTGAATTTCTTAATGATAATAAAGAAGTTGATGGAGTTGcttaaaatagaaaacatgTGACGTGATTTTATAGAAAgtgtaaatattattaaagaagaagaagagaaatttaAAATGGAGTTGTTAATTGGAAATGCTCTAATAAAAACTGTCAATTAAGAGTTTTCTGTGGTTTGAGGAATGTGGTCAAGTTCTAAGTACTTGTTCAGCCAATCTAACCCACAGGATTCCTCAGAGAAGTTGAAAAACTCATCAATGTTGAAACTAACATCTAAGTTACCAACTTCGTTGGTTGCAACCTCGTTCTCTGACAGTGCAAGGTTGTCCCCAGGATTCTTATTCTGGCCAACAATTTCATGTGTTGTTGAAGATTCTGGTCTCTCCTCTCTCTGATTCACTTTTTTGCACAAATGAGAATTCCAATAATTCTTAATTTCATTGTCTGTTCGTCCTGGAAGCCTACCAGCTATCAAAGACCACCTAAAAACACCAAAATGCCCACAATCTCATTGTTATCTTCATGAGGATTTGCATTTAGTTACTCATCTTCTGATGCAGAAATCAACAAAATACTTTTGTAAAGATTATAAGTAGTATGATATGATGTAATACataaataagatatttaaaatacaGACTAtagtatatattaaataacacatgattatatatatatataagttatacGTGTATTTTTTCTTCTCAGTAATGGTTTATCAATTTCTGGAAACTTTTATCTGTAAAGACttagaaacaaaaacataaccAGCTTTTCTTGCAATAGTATAGAAGTGTTTGATGATTAGAAACCTGTTTCCCAAGAGTCTGTGAAGCCTAAGAAtcaaatcttcttcttcatctgatATGTTTCCCCTCTTGATATTAGGTCTCAGATAGTTTAGCCATCTCAGCCTGCAACTCTTCCCACATCTATTCAAACCTACCAAACCATGCAACTATTTAAGTTAACTGAGTAACTAACTTGCAGTAGTTGGTTTGTACTGTATATTATGAATCTCTAACCTGATTTAACTGCAATAGTCTTCCACCTCTTTGCACCATGAAATTGAATGCATTGGGCAAGCTTTCTGTCTTCCTCTGGGGTCCATGAACCTCTGTTCATCGGTGATCTGTTGGGTGTGGCATCATTGATCCTTGGTGCCATCAGAATAGAtaatgtttttgtgttgttgagGGAATAAACATGGGCTTTAAATGGGGTGATATATATGAAAACAAAGTTGAAACAATGGTGAATATGGAAGCGCGTGTTAAGGTTGAAGTGTCGGTGAGTGAATGAGTGTGTTTATATGTATCTGCCCTTCGTATCGGACATTGATATGTCAGAGAAAATGGGAAGCTCCAACCACCAGTTACTGACAGTTATTCCTTCGAGAATGGAAAGTAGATTCTTCGTAtccatgtttttgtggtttttaaGATTTGGTTTTTGCTAATTAATTGCCACGTGTTTTGATCATTTGGTGAATTCTTGTAAGTCTCTCACTTAAGTGCTAATAGTATCTCACCTACTAGTTAGTTGGTTCATTCTCGTAAGATTTCTGTGCacaaaaaataagttttgaaaacaaaaattggttataataataataataataaataaataaataaataaatagttagaTAGTGAGTTTAACTTCGCATTTATTCATTCATTAATGAATAAACAACAAATGGTTAATAAATAAGTATCACATAAAAGGACTAAAGTAGATACGACCATTTTAAAAGTACGTAATAATGCATTACAACACTAAAGTTGTTTGTTATGGGTAAACAGAAATTGGAATGATGGAGAAACCCTTTGTGTTTAATCAATTATGAATATTTACATTTTTGAGGTTGGATTACTGTATTGTGTCGGACCAAAACTTACTATGGGATGTTTTGATTTGTCTGTAATTAGCTGACATGGAAAATTAAAGCTATTATTTTCACACACAATTTATTATGTTTAGGAGTTTTATGTTAGTGGTTAGAGGAGTTAATGATACCTTATCAtataaagttaattattataGTGACTTAGATACTTTTTGTAGAAGAGCCTAGTAtgactttttcatttttcaattatttcaatattattcaTAAAGCATGCATCTTacatttgataaaaattaaatgaaaataatgtgcaaaacatttttaaaataacaagttgaaataagtaaataaaaacatGTACTTTGAGATGAAGtatttatttgttgttaaaGGTGACAATATTCTactaataaatattgtaaacaACAACCATTATCAAAATCATACTATCAATTAAAGAAAGAGATTTGATTAAGAAAAGCTGAGTACCTCTTAAAAGCAATCTTGAAAGCTTGTAAATTTACATAAacatatcttaaaaaaattaagaatgaagaagaatatataaaaaaagagatataaaatatatttcgaTTCGACTTTTTGGTTATAGATATTGAAAAGCATAGCccacataattttatattttgaatacaaTAACTATCAACATTTTAAACGTGTATTCAATGTgttatttatgttgttgtttatattatatatatatatatatatatatatatatatatatatatatatatatatatatatatatatatatattcttattgtTCAGGATTCATATACAAAACTCATAAAAACTTAGTTCACAACATGAAACAAAAGTCACTTAAATCCTTTCTCAACCAAATGaacttcatttataaaattgaagcCTTTTGTCGATAGGATTTTAAAAGTCGAAGGTAAGAAGAGGttgctttttgtttttggaaaaaCATTGATAAAGTCAAATGCATTTACAGccaatcaaattattaaatattaatgcaTGCTGTTAGTTGGACAATATTATAATTGCCATCTAAGATTCAtatcatacataaaataaagaaacaaccttaattgttttttttttcaaaataaaataaaataaatataacactATAAATTCTAATTGTTTCtatttatttctctctctttattttttcattaaatcaaTTATACAACTTCCAAAATTTTCATCAGATCAATTAGTTTATACAACTAAACattcaaattagtttttatcaaaataattaaattgtaaaccTTTCAAAACActctaaacaaataaattttcaattatattcttCACCTATCAACTTATTTTTCTAAACCAAACATACCCTAACAGTGGAAGAGGAACAAGAAGAAAACAGAAATAGAACAATCAAGATACATACCAAAAATACATCAAATTGCCATTACAAACCCTAATTCAGAATCACGGCCGCACATACACGATGGTTTACGACTAAGGCTGCACGTAAAGGAAAAAGAATtcgaaataataacaaaataaggaATAAGGAATTATATACACTTCCGTGTATAAAATCACCAACTTAATCATCGATGTTTCAACTTTTACTTTTAGTTCGTAATTTGTCGGTGCCAGATAACCAATAAACAAAAATGTTGAAAGACCTTAACTCATTGatacacttaaatttttttcattgcaGCTCTAATATGAAATCAGAAATTACTCACTGGCTGACCTGAGTTTAGACCATGTTGGGAATGAGTGCAGAGTGTTCGCAATAGCTATTTCTACTACTGCACGTGAGCAGGATGGCGAACTAGCACTCGTAATTACAGAAGCAGAAATACCTTATGCACAATaacttgattaaaaaaaaaaaaaattctttgtacTTTTCACATCTCTATACACTTAGTATATTCATCTATTATCTTCAATACGAGTTATGGAATGCTCGTACGAATTTCTTCAATATGccaaaaacaacatacaaaacaaaaatcattacTACTTTCTTGGATGCCAGAATCCTTAGGTTCACCCTCAGGCCATATTTTCGCATGAAACCCAAAGATGCGGCACCGAAAAAGAGAAACCAAGAACCAATGGTACAAAAGAAGACCTTCAGAGCCTCCGAAGGTCCACATACATGGGCAATATCAGCTGATAACTCCACATAAGAGACTGGCGAGCTTATTTGACTGCTCTCTGCCTGATTCAGTCCAAGATTCTTATTCAACCAATCAGACAACCTAATAAGCACTTTTGCAAGCCATGCAATTTCATCATTGGAAATGGGACGTCTCATCCAGTCACCTTTGTATTTAACATCTGCAAATACATGATTACCAGCTATTCTAGGCTTAAAAATGTCATAACGAGATTGCTGATGTGGCACTGGTTCATGACAGGCTGGTGATAACTTTATAGTCTTTCCATCAAATAAGCTACCCAGTCTTGCCTTCAATGAATCTATGCACTGAAGGCTGGGTATAATATTATCACCAGATATAGCTTGTAATTCAGCTTCTGCACGCATTATAAACAACtacaataacaaaatgaaatgataagaaaataattcaTACAACATACTAACAATTACTATAGTTAGAAAGCATGATACCAAACAGGACATGGATATGATATGTATGATGTTTTGGATCTGAGAAATTCtaaaaattttgtataataAAGCATAGAAACAGTACAATTAACATACATAAATCAAACATCAAGAATTGATGCCTTAAAAGTGAAAACAGGTTAACATGGatagatttttaattattgtgatatTCCAAGCTGCATTGGCATAAAAGctcaatatttataaaaggaATCAAAAAGCTGttaaatacaaaaagaaatatttcaaGTGTTTTGTGATGTGT contains:
- the LOC108338510 gene encoding transcription factor MYB114; the protein is MAPRINDATPNRSPMNRGSWTPEEDRKLAQCIQFHGAKRWKTIAVKSGLNRCGKSCRLRWLNYLRPNIKRGNISDEEEDLILRLHRLLGNRWSLIAGRLPGRTDNEIKNYWNSHLCKKVNQREERPESSTTHEIVGQNKNPGDNLALSENEVATNEVGNLDVSFNIDEFFNFSEESCGLDWLNKYLELDHIPQTTENS